In Syntrophales bacterium, one DNA window encodes the following:
- a CDS encoding site-specific DNA-methyltransferase codes for MEARALPAPNLIITSPPYYDVLNYEDNTLQIGRGQTYDEYLDTISDIIHQCYEISAENATLWLIVDTFRRNGEVKTLPFDVFSRLKSKHSPTWKLKDIIILNKEKNLPWVGNGRFKNEFEYILFLTKKRFVFNIDGIRETNDLRNWWFSYPERYNTRGKAPSNIWNHITPMRGWGNGTVNHLCPFPFSLVEKIISIASNENDVVLDPFAGSGTVLAMAQIMGRKAVGIDVNEKYKTLFETVVLDAAARYWKRRSKEIEEVQKAQNEFELLNISLRKLKYAGMFKREAIDDVKLKEYPLVLLDLTNKPNRQTELIIVTDQCTMDKDLPPCIGEIKSAKFGLAINVKLMSAEEFKNSYSKDQFFEYNAAIWNRHLGQLQAEDIINRIGDCSTVFFSNITVEKIPKILQRR; via the coding sequence TTGGAAGCGCGTGCTCTTCCTGCGCCCAATCTCATCATAACTTCACCTCCCTATTATGATGTTCTTAACTATGAAGATAATACCCTACAGATCGGACGAGGACAGACATACGATGAATATTTAGATACGATATCCGATATCATCCATCAATGCTATGAGATTTCAGCGGAAAATGCAACATTGTGGTTAATCGTAGATACATTCAGGAGAAACGGCGAAGTCAAGACGTTGCCTTTTGATGTTTTTTCGCGTTTGAAAAGCAAACATAGTCCTACTTGGAAGCTGAAGGATATAATAATCTTGAACAAGGAGAAGAACCTACCCTGGGTGGGAAACGGCCGCTTCAAAAATGAATTTGAATATATACTGTTCCTCACAAAGAAACGGTTTGTCTTCAATATTGACGGCATCAGGGAAACCAACGATTTGAGGAACTGGTGGTTCTCATATCCGGAACGGTATAACACGCGTGGAAAGGCCCCAAGTAATATCTGGAATCATATAACTCCAATGCGAGGTTGGGGAAATGGTACCGTGAACCACCTCTGCCCTTTCCCCTTCAGTTTGGTCGAAAAAATCATTTCAATCGCATCAAATGAAAATGACGTGGTCTTGGACCCTTTTGCTGGGTCAGGCACAGTGTTGGCTATGGCTCAGATCATGGGTCGAAAAGCGGTGGGAATAGATGTGAATGAAAAATACAAGACTCTATTTGAAACGGTGGTATTGGACGCGGCGGCACGGTATTGGAAGCGACGAAGCAAAGAAATTGAGGAGGTTCAGAAAGCACAAAACGAGTTCGAATTATTAAATATTTCGCTTCGCAAACTAAAGTATGCAGGAATGTTCAAGCGAGAAGCCATCGATGATGTTAAACTTAAAGAATATCCGTTGGTTCTACTAGATCTTACTAATAAACCAAATAGACAGACAGAACTTATTATAGTTACTGACCAATGCACCATGGACAAAGATTTGCCGCCTTGCATCGGTGAAATTAAGTCCGCAAAATTCGGTTTAGCGATTAATGTTAAACTGATGTCAGCTGAGGAATTCAAGAATTCATACTCAAAGGATCAATTTTTTGAATACAATGCGGCGATATGGAACAGGCATCTCGGCCAGCTTCAGGCAGAGGATATTATTAACAGAATCGGTGATTGCTCTACCGTTTTCTTTTCCAATATCACAGTCGAGAAAATTCCCAAGATTCTACAGCGCCGATAA
- a CDS encoding ATP-binding protein: MNTGTIQASPLKDLFINTLTQDVRVVTCILDLIDNSVDSYMRHRITDRRAIDIKLSNESFLIFDTCGGIGKDFLETNVFTFGSTLERGFATLGMYGIGLKRSIFKLGNQISIQTDDGHDYCEMILNVTDWKKDSTLPWTIPYTYDGSRLNSNPPYTKIQILDLTPDVQDKFNSVPFINDVMETLKRTYCLFIADNLDFTLNGGNVEEYPLIVPDDKEYSPQVHLEQYNGLGIKIICFIDPSKGIKLSKAVNQVGWNIFCNRRLILANDTSATTGWIGTTKEDITTLPRYHPLFNNFRGLVFLDSEDPAKLPLNTSKSDLNEESIVYHYVLDKMVKTARPVIDYIYGKHVQEFANEEEIEQVATQQDPAFNPGIKSVVELTTPQTFKAPQKIESSPSIARIQYSKPKDLVDRVKKSIGATSNKEVGERTFDYFVEMEEIKQP; encoded by the coding sequence ATGAATACGGGTACTATACAGGCTTCCCCGCTTAAAGATCTTTTCATTAATACGTTGACACAGGATGTTAGAGTAGTGACGTGCATTCTGGATTTAATCGATAATTCTGTTGACAGCTATATGAGACACCGAATTACAGACCGCAGGGCTATCGACATCAAGCTTTCCAATGAGAGTTTTCTGATATTTGATACCTGCGGTGGGATTGGGAAAGACTTTCTTGAAACTAATGTGTTTACTTTCGGGAGTACCTTGGAACGAGGTTTTGCCACTCTTGGCATGTATGGTATTGGGCTTAAGCGCTCTATATTTAAATTGGGAAACCAAATATCCATCCAGACAGATGACGGGCATGACTATTGCGAAATGATTCTCAATGTGACTGATTGGAAAAAGGATTCCACTCTGCCTTGGACGATTCCTTATACCTACGACGGATCACGCCTCAATAGTAACCCTCCATACACAAAAATCCAGATTTTAGATCTCACCCCCGACGTGCAAGACAAATTCAACTCAGTGCCTTTCATCAATGATGTGATGGAGACACTTAAACGGACTTATTGCCTCTTCATTGCAGACAACCTTGATTTTACTCTTAATGGGGGGAACGTGGAGGAGTACCCTCTCATTGTTCCAGATGATAAGGAGTATAGTCCGCAAGTACATCTTGAACAATACAACGGTCTCGGAATAAAAATAATCTGTTTCATCGATCCAAGTAAGGGAATCAAACTGTCAAAGGCTGTAAACCAGGTCGGGTGGAATATATTCTGCAATAGACGATTAATCTTAGCGAATGATACATCAGCAACGACAGGATGGATCGGCACTACCAAGGAAGATATAACCACGTTGCCCAGATATCACCCACTTTTTAATAATTTCAGAGGATTGGTATTCCTCGACTCAGAGGACCCAGCAAAGCTTCCACTAAATACAAGCAAGAGCGACCTTAATGAGGAGAGCATTGTTTATCACTATGTTCTGGATAAGATGGTGAAGACTGCACGGCCTGTAATTGATTATATCTACGGCAAGCACGTCCAAGAATTCGCAAACGAAGAAGAGATCGAACAAGTAGCAACTCAACAGGACCCGGCTTTCAATCCGGGCATCAAGAGCGTAGTGGAACTAACCACACCTCAGACATTTAAGGCACCTCAAAAAATTGAGTCGTCTCCCAGCATTGCAAGGATACAGTATTCCAAACCAAAAGATTTGGTTGATCGCGTCAAGAAGAGTATTGGCGCAACATCAAACAAAGAGGTTGGCGAGCGGACATTTGATTACTTCGTTGAGATGGAGGAAATAAAACAGCCATGA